A portion of the Pararge aegeria chromosome 10, ilParAegt1.1, whole genome shotgun sequence genome contains these proteins:
- the LOC120627022 gene encoding uncharacterized histidine-rich protein DDB_G0274557-like, whose protein sequence is MEEGVYWRPSCSTLSLAEHHGSSSHLCARHAPPRVAHRHAAHAHPAHAHHAHAHQHAHAHHLPHAQHAACPVHSPFRQPTPEFCAAHSQFLQNRDVSPEKLSKGSATVSASTTFRVHRFCVGL, encoded by the exons ATGGAGGAAGGCGTGTACTGGCGGCCGTCTTGCTCCACGCTGTCCCTCGCGGAGCACCATGGCAGCTCCTCGCACCTGTGCGCGCGGCACGCGCCGCCGCGGGTGGCGCACCGGCACGCGGCGCACGCGCACCCGGCGCACGCCCACCACGCGCACGCGCACCAGCACGCACACGCGCACCACCTGCCGCACGCGCAGCACGCCGCATGCCCCGTGCACAGCCCCTTTAGGCAGCCTACACCCGAATTTTGCGCCGCACATTCACAG TTCCTCCAGAATCGAGACGTTAGTCCCGAAAAACTGTCCAAGGGATCCGCAACAGTCAGCGCCAGCACCACATTTCGAGTGCATCGATTTTGCGTCGGTCTCTAA